From Salarias fasciatus chromosome 8, fSalaFa1.1, whole genome shotgun sequence:
AAGCTTCTCTGAGCGGATTCAGCGATGCCACACTGAAGGCAACTCTCAACTATCTGGCTCTCTGCAGTTTGCATTTGATATGCAACACTGCCATTTGCTGTGaagcagggtttttttgttttttcatcgtTTTGCTTTTACGTGCACAGCCAGGACTTTCTGTGGGAATATTACAAGTTGAGACTCTGAGTGAAACAAAGCTGCTGGAAACATCTTCTGGAAAGATACATGGCTGTCATTTCATAAGTTCAGATTGCGTCCTGTGGCTTCTCTcaaatttttttccttttcttttttctttttttttttttttttttttttttgtaagtaagCGTGCACATATCCACGGCTGGACTATCAGAGGAGGCTGGCAGACCTTTTCCCACTCAGTTCATGGACTTTGCGCCCTGGGACCTTGACAAACCTGAGAGCGTCTGGCGACGTTAAGAGAGACCACGTTTATAAAAGCCGTGCGTAAAAATAACATTGGCCAAGGCAGCCCTCATTGCCGGGCgcatgacatttaaaacttGGTGAAGTAGTCTTTTGTGCGCCCTTCTCTCTCTCGGGACGCTCCGGATCTATTCTGTCTCTTTAGAAAACACTTTATCCCATGCAGCTCTCGCCTCGGCCGCTGTCATCCAGTGTGGACAGGTCGTCGTGGCTTTGAGTCCCCGGGGTAACCATGACAACCGAGAGACCCCCAAAGTGAATCCAAGGAGCGGAGTGAGGCAGGAGAGCGCGTGAATAGGCTCGAGATTTCCCCATTaagtttgctgctgttttttttttttcttttctttttttttggagacttTCCGTAAAGCAGGGGTGCCGCTTCACGTTGCACAAGTTGCATCAGCGGACAAACTGCAAAGTTGAAGGAGCCCTAAAAAGCAAAGCACCCCGCTAATGTCATTCAAACCCGACGTGGTCTATTAAAAGTATCGCCTTGCCGGTGACTGAACTTCTACTATATTTATGAAGCCCCGGGCAAGTCGCTGCAGACAACACGGTAACCGGGAAAAGAAGTGACTGTTATCCACACGAGAAGAGCCGGTGCGCAGTCCAGAGGGAATAATGGGCCTCTCGCAAACACTGCTCGTTTACGTGCTGCTGTGCGTCCACCTTGGAGTTTCCCAGCATTACCTTCGCCTCCGTCCATCACCCAGCGAGCACCTCCCCGTGCCCGACCTGAAGGAGGACCCCGACCCGGAGTACGACCCTCGCGAGCAGGACCTGGTGGAGAGGACTCTGAGGAAAAAGCTCGGCAGCAACTTTGACCCCAACTTCATGTCCATCAGCTCGCCCATGCCGGTCAACCAGTCGGCGCCGGACAACCAGGTGAAGCTGCCGGGGCCCATGCCCAACGAGATTAAAAAGCTGGACCTCACGGAGACCCCCTACGGGAAGCGGGTCAAGGTGGGCAAGAAAGCCCGCAGGAAATTTCTGCAGTGGCTGTGGACCTACACGCACTGCCCGGTGGTGTACACCTGGAAGGACCTGGGCGTGAGGTTCTGGCCACGTTACATCAAGGAGGGAAACTGTTTCTCCGAGCGCTCGTGCTCCTTCCCAGAGGGGATGTCTTGCAAACCCGTCAAGTCAATCAACAAGATTTTCCTCCGGTGGTATTGTCAAGGCTTTCTAAGACAGAAATACTGTACGTGGATACCGGTGCAATACCCAATCATCTCAGAGTGCAAGTGTTCgtgctgatttttcttttttctttttttttttctaaggaaGTAGTGGTGGTCGACAGGGGAGTGGACTGGAAATACGGTTTCTATTGCACTGTTAACTCTCTACAGAGGTGGGCACCATAGcaaatctatttttttatataGCATTTTAAGTGAAATACCAACATTGTACATATTTAAGAAAATGCAGCTATTTTTTCTAATTGAACCAGGACCATATTTTATTCTCATCCCTGAAACGTTGTTTTTGGGGGAACAGGAGCACTTCATAACgaagagctttttttctttttgatattttttatgAGACATTGAAGATGGAATGCATATGCTACACTTCTCCAAGAGGTGaactttttttcaactgaaCATTGATGCTGACTGTTATTTCACTGCAATGCTGCCTAGAGTTTTTGTATATTATTAATATCAATAATaattaaattgtaaaaaaaaagttgaggtTAAAGATATATATAAAGGCGTGAACTCAGCTTTTTTTGGAATACATAGTATTGTAGGAATAAACAAATCTGTacgttttatttattattttaacgATTTGTGAGTATAGAGCATAAGGAAAGAGAATAGCAGAGTATACCAGAAAAAAATATGGGAGATGTCTActtgaatatttttaaaaatgacaaaaaaataaataaataaatgaaaaagtaaaacataTCAGTGTACATGTTATGGCTACACGTTTTAGCAATAAAGTCTATCTTTTCAACATGTATTAGTGTCAAGCCATGTTGCTTACGAGTGTCTATATACAGGGGGcgtttacactgtaaaaaaatcaTCTGAACATGGCGTCTCATTTAGGGTTCAAATATTTTCCTGTCGTGCTTTATGGTGGATGCATTTCACTGCTGTCCGAAACTGTTTGGAATATTATTAAAGAAACTGTGTTTGATGGAGAATCCATaacttttctaaaaaaaaaaaaaaaaaaaaaagggggggggggggagcacgTGGAATTGAAGTGAagacggtgtttttttttttgtttttttttttttacagtgtggagTTCCTAACCGAGCGCGCGCGGCGGTGTGTGGACCGTCTGACGCTCCGCGCCGTCACACTCGCTTCAGAAAGGGGCTGATTTACTACGCTGCGTAAACGCGCAACGCATACCTCACGCGCGCCTCCGCACAAGTGGCATTCATTTGTCTGGGGTCGCGCGCATGCaggcacgcgcgcgcgcgctcgtTCGCTCGCCCAGCGCGCGCTCGCCCCGGGGGGCACCGAGGTGTTAACATAATGGGGGTAAAATATgattcgggggggggggggcatttcaAACGGCGTCGAACGATCGAGTGGCGAGCGCGTGCTCCGGCTACGTGCGCGTCTGGCGGTCTGCGCGCTGGAAGCTGCACACAAGTTCCACTGAGGTATTTGTATagaggtggactggagcagACCGGCGCCTATTCAAGTCTGACCGccccggagagagagagagagagagagagagagagagagagagagagagagagagagagagagagagagagagggagagagagagagagagagagagagggagaaaacacaaagccCATAAAACAATGGTCAACTGTTTTTGACGTTAGCAGACTATTAATTGGAGAGCCGGGGTACGCTGTCTGCACGTTAAAGAGATATGGCCAATTAAACGCGCCGGAGACGCGCGGGGGGAAATTAAAAGTCGCGCGAAATCAAAGCGAggactcgtttttttttttttttcttctatgaGCAGGGGTTTGTTTTATAGTGTTTATATTATTGGTTAGACACAATCAACGACTTAAACAGGGCTATGACTAAACGTCTGAGGGCTAAAAGCGGcttgtgttgtgtttccacTGAGCGCATCTCGTGTGCCTTCGAGTGATTTGTGCTTTTTTGCGGGCAGAGTTGGATTTGACACTTGCCGCCCGGTTATTGTGACAGAACCGCTGAGGGGATTTGGTAAGCGGAGGAGAAGGACGGCAGCGTGccagcggaggaggaagaggaggaggaggaggaggaggaggggggctgcttTCCTTACTGTCAGCTTCTTTCTTGATGATGTCTCGGGGTTTTTAGAAACTGCGTCTCTGACTCGACGGCGCCACTCAGCCGCCCCCTCTCGACTGCGCAGAATGAGGCACTTTGGGAAACAGTAACCCTTTCAGGCTCTGCCCGGAGAGTATTTTAGAAGCGTGTGAAAGGCAATACGCCGCCCTGGCTCCAGCCAGTTAGGTGCGCACCTTTTAGAAACTGACCTTGCCAGCCAGTCAGATCACTGGTTTCTCAAAGTGGGGTCCGGGGACCTCCAGGTGGTCCCTAATGAGATCCTAAAGGGGGGTCCTTCATAATAGATGTCATCATTAAAATGTCAGCAAAGCAGTTTATTTTCTAGAAATATTGTGAGCTGATTGTCCAGGATGATTACTTTAATCATGCACTCACTGCACAActctttatttgtcatttcagttgtGATAAACACAAGATAAGGAGTGTGTAGTGTAACTCATCACAGTCCCGAAGCTCACATTTCTTCTACCCCTGGTTGTTTGCACAGAGTCTTTCTGCACTTTGAAAATCCACTGTACATCCTCTAAATTAATCCCGATCTACAAATAGAAACCTTTTGAATACAGAGTTATTATAGAAGCATCTAATAGGGCTGCAGGTTAAATATGGAgcatgtgggatttttttttttttttcttgtacgCAGGGAAAAATGCCAGTCCTGGAATGAGTAAGTGTCCTGTCCGGTCTTCACTTCAGGCAGAACTGCTGTGTTGACCATAAAACTATGCGGCACCACTGATGAACACATCACAAAACCTGATCATAAAGTTCCTCTTGTAAATATAGAACCCCTATAGCTTGACATGGCTCTTTGACTGACATGTTATATTGagaaaaatgagggaaaaaaatagctttcccatcaacaacatcaacatcacGTTGTAAAAATGTCAAGGCGCTGGTGGCTTTCACCCTGTCAGTTTCTGAGCATCATAAATGTCTGACATATCCTCTCTCCCCATTCATGAAGTGAACTATAATAAACCCCACAATAACAAATACTGTCTGGAACATGTGGGCCCTTCACGTACACCAACACACTCATTTGATTGTGAGATAACGCTCACATATGATCGCTGCAGGAGATTTAAATAAAGGCCTGGAGGCAATTAGGACGGGGCACGATGGGGGATGAGGCGAGGGGAGGGGCTGACTCTCTGTCTCCCGATGAGAGTAAATTATTATGATGGACTGCGGTCTAATTGGGAGTGACTGGGGTGCGTCTGCGGGTGGGTGGTACGAGGTCTTCACCGGcttttattcaaacaaacatGTCAAAGACGTCCTTTTACCTGCAACGCCGCATCTTTGTCAAGGGATAAGCATGTAAGTAAGCGCGCGTGCTGATTGCATGCGTGCACTCAATCAGCAgaaagcccacacacacacgcgcgcacacagcTCTGGCGTGTGCGCAGTCGTCTGACACACAGACGGAGCTGGAGACAAGGGTCTGTTGCTGTGAGTAAGGCCCAAAACCCCACAGTTGTGAAAGCCAGTGAGTCAGCACTGGTGAGGTTATTGATGATGACAGGGTATTAGATCGAGCACTGAGGGGAGggaaggcacacacacacacacaaatgcacacgcacacacaacgcATAAGTGGAATGACCGCCAACGATACCCGGCATTCCATCACACCACCAACCCAGCTTGTGGTGTCTGGAggcccgtgtgtgtgtatgggcgTCGAGCCTTGGTTCATGTTGCGTAGGAAAGAGGAGACgaagagtgtgagtgtgtgtgaagactgtgtgtgtgaagcggaGAAGAGTTGTAGATGCAATATGATGGTGTGTACGGTCACAGACGTGTCTTTTTCCAGGCCCATTATTAATATTTCTTGCGATCCTCTGGTCACTTTCTAAACCGCTGGTTATTTATGTTTGTCTTTCTCGCATCTCATTTTTAAGTGCAGGGGTGTTTAGGACAAGAGCATTTTCTGCAGCTTAGCACATTTCCACTGCTATGAGACTGATCCGGAGTCAGCGGCTCGTCCAATGTCAACCATCCATCAGTTAGAGCCGACAGACCTGAGCGGCAGTACTGGGAACAGGATTTATAACATACCGGACCATCAACACAGCGGCCGTCTCCGCAGACAAACAACAGGTGAACCCAATCAATCGCCGCTCTTTGCCAGCATGTGGCGCTGAAGATAATTCAGCAGGCAGGTAGGAGATTTGTCCAATGCCACCGAGGCTCATGCGTTCATAACTCACATGGCTGCGTTATTTAACATTAAGTTCTCAACACCGTCTGGATGTGGAAAGTTCATACATCCATCTTCCACATCCAGTTTGTCCAAATTCAGGGTCCCTGGGGGGGCTGGAGCTGACCCCAGCCGTCAATAAGGGAAAGGAAGGATATATAATGGAGATACTCACATCTGCAGAACATTTAGAGACACAATTAATTAAAGAAATACATTAGTTGAGTAAAAGTCAACAGAATTGAATGCACTCCAGCGAAAAGCACGTCGCAGGACGGCGGTCGTCCTATATGCACGTACGCTGCTCCCATTTTAATCAGCGGCGGAGTGCGAGAGTCACATTTCTCTAGTCACGCTTGCTGATTACTCAGTTTAACTCTTGTTAGATGTAACAGATATTGTACGCTCAAAGTGAGGCCTAAAAATAGAGCTGTGGGTGGCGTGGCACGCTCAGGGCTGGGAATAGTGCATATTCTGAGCCGTGTTTCCATGGTTACTTGTGCTTTCTCCTATTGCCAGCATGAGTCTCAAACGCAGGGATGGCCTTTAAATGCAGGCTAAAGTCACTTTTTATCAGGTATATTTCCCTTTGGTGTCctttgcaacacacacacacacacacacacacacacacacacacacacacacgacctcAGGACGTCATCTTCAGACACCAGCTCACACAAACACCTTGTGCTCCTGACACATGAGCATCATATTGACATATGCAGGTAAACTTTCTTTAAATTGTTTACTCGCCTACTCAGCCTCATCTCATGCGgttatacacacatacacacacttcagtTTTCCTCCATTAAAACTCTATATTTTCCATATTCATCACCTCTTAGCTCAGTGATTGCTGCTGTACTCccgacctgcacacacacacacacacacatacatacactcagtcacacacacaaatacatacacCTCCCCCTCGCAGCCTGTCCGGCGGCTGTCTCCCAGTACCCCTCTGTGCGCCGAGATGGCATGCTGAGAATGTTTACTTTCGCCACAGTGTGTATTTACAGAGCCTAATAGTTTTTTAGGCCGCAATGGCGCCTCGCTCCGTAACATGTGTACAACCCACCTACTGCCCCCGACTCCGGAGCGCGCACACACGAGATACAGAtcactcccccccgcctccacctcaacaaacagcaaatcaaACCTCTGGCATTTTGGGGGTTTGGCTGTGGCGTGAGCTCTGATGCAACCAGGTGACGGGGATGCAGCATCAGAATGAGATGTTACCGATTCTGCGAGCATGCGAGCGGAGATTATGCTAAAAATAAGGGGAGGCGAGCAGAGCATGTGTGCTatgagggaatgaatgaatgcatgaagTGCTCGCAGTGGATTCTCACATGATGTCTTGAATGGTTATGTGTGATATGTTGCAATGAAAAAGATTTATGAATGTGTGTAAAGTATGTGTGAAGCGTGTTTTCTGAGTtagagagggagtgtgtgtatCAGAGAGGTGATGGAGTAAACCTCAAATGCCAGGCTTACGCGGATTATCGGCCGCATATAAATAattctgaaaaatgaaagaggGGAAGCTCTCAGAAATTTAGTTCACGAAAACCAAGGTCATGGGGTCATCGTCACATGATGAGTACAAACCAGATAAACACCGGAGGTTTTAATGAAAGAGAGCTCTGCCATTCAAAAATAACTGCACaagtgattgattgattgattgattgattgattgattgattgacaggcTTTCAATCCATCAGTGAAGCATCTCTGTG
This genomic window contains:
- the nog2 gene encoding noggin-2; this encodes MGLSQTLLVYVLLCVHLGVSQHYLRLRPSPSEHLPVPDLKEDPDPEYDPREQDLVERTLRKKLGSNFDPNFMSISSPMPVNQSAPDNQVKLPGPMPNEIKKLDLTETPYGKRVKVGKKARRKFLQWLWTYTHCPVVYTWKDLGVRFWPRYIKEGNCFSERSCSFPEGMSCKPVKSINKIFLRWYCQGFLRQKYCTWIPVQYPIISECKCSC